A window of Corvus cornix cornix isolate S_Up_H32 chromosome 4, ASM73873v5, whole genome shotgun sequence contains these coding sequences:
- the CLNK gene encoding cytokine-dependent hematopoietic cell linker: MHFPDSGIMSKEANRKTVEYHPADSNSRKTALPKNKSCPNIREVMNQNIRLKEKRTIPANTYHSSKYFTMKGKSDLQFSSKLSEEEDEYETVSSSMLEAIHSLRILPAKPLQESEYADKRCLRPSGTTSPTSENPSQPLQHSTIHTFDPEGRRVPNVRGGGMKIHGYQEPTPPPRPLKMLPKQYQPLPPEPRISSQVFHKRNMLSQDPIFPISAKVTRHSSVKESNKAPGREQVKSLRKKPEVSFQAQQHPPEASPLSTWSSKNICSSGSTSSVDNLTVKKPPPPTPYAACKNKSKHLLAEQEMQSLTQPAEKDLNKCEWYIGEYDRHKAEKILLQKNVDETFLVRDCSKKSKAEPYVLVVYYGRRVYNIKVRFLEESQQYALGTGLRGESKKFNSVEEIIDFYKSIPITLIDGKDQSRNHREQCYLTHPFQPS; the protein is encoded by the exons AGCCAACAGGAAAACAGTAGAATATCACCCAGCAGAttcaaacagcaggaaaacagctttgccaaaaaataa atctTGCCCAAACATACGTGAAGTAATGAATCAGAATATACGTCTGAAAG AAAAGAGAACTATTCCTGCTAACACCTATCATTCT AGCAAGTACTTTACAATGAAGGGCAAGAGTGACTTACAGTTTTCCTCCAAGTTAtctgaggaggaagatgagTACGAGACTGTAAGTTCTTCCATGCTGGAGGCCATTCATTCTTTGAGAATCCTTCCTGCCAAACCTCTACAAGAATCTGAATATGCAG ATAAACGTTGCTTAAGGCCTTCAGGTACCACTTCCCCAACAAGCGAGAACCCATCTCAGCCCCTTCAACACTCAACT ATTCACACATTTGATCCAGAGGGGAGAAGAGTGCCAAATGTAAGAg gaGGAGGAATGAAAATACATGGATACCAG gagCCTACGCCTCCCCCACG GCCTCTGAAGATGCTGCCAAAGCAGTATCAGCCCCTTCCTCCAGAGCCAAGAATAAGCAGCCAGGTCTTTCACAAGAGGAACATGCTCAGCCAAGATCCCATCTTTCCAATATCAGCAAAAGTCACAAG acacTCATCTGTTAAGGAATCAAATAAA GCACCTGGAAGAGAGCAAG TTAAAAGTTTGAGGAAGAAACCTGAGGTATCTTTTCAAGCACAACAGCATCCTCCTGAAGCCAG CCCTCTATCTACGTGGAGCTCTAAAAACATTTGCAGCTCAG GTTCCACATCAAGTGTAGATAATTTGACAGTAAAGAAGCCACCACCTCCGACACCATATGCagcatgcaaaaataaatcaaaacatttgCTTGCAGAACAGGAAATGCAATCTCTTACCCAACCCGCTGAAAAG GATTTAAACAAATGTGAATGGTACATTGGAGAATATGATCGCCATAAAGCAGAGAAGATACTGTTACAGAAAAACGTT GATGAGACATTCTTGGTTAGAGATTGTTCAAAGAAGTCAAAGGCTGAACCATatgttttggttgtttattATGGAAGGAGAGTATACAACATTAAAGTACGTTTTCTGGAAGAAAGCCAACAATACGCACTGGGAACAGGGCTCAGAGGAGAGAGT AAGAAATTTAATTCTGTGGAAGAGATCATTGACTTCTACAAATCCATTCCCATAACGCTCATTGACGGAAAGGATCAGTCACGAAACCACAGAGAACAATGCTACCTCACACATCCATTCCAGCCATCCTGA
- the ZNF518B gene encoding zinc finger protein 518B, whose protein sequence is MQLKKMREILPRLYPGQINDENNSLTTLPKQSSDDKTNPSKGADDQNCCYQGTEAENSKLSLISCIKCRSVQKISVQDIEKHKKLEWTEDKNFICKKCSHIKPPAFDFVPEGANAANYEKHERKTPSKTQKTFKVKNFLPGKYYCDKCRFSTKDPLQYKKHVGQHEEIKFLCSHCSYVSYTKGEFQRHLVKHTGTFPYQCEYCEYGAVRHDYIVKHTRRVHETPRKRLSNTLINHKQKKQSQSTLCKKQKYNKIPFQDELSNLSSNMVCEIPGKPTKTVCSSQNVECSINTSSVQDKTTLEPSEMSVCENQSVEVEVYSPKTEPLQPGMPLTVIAPSELVVPSNCLAQIVELKIVNGAQQLVLKLIPMKETTYKSVNCAEEELENQGTERSAEIKKTSVSQNELLTMEVNVNKLSSVSNQLNVDSTYDKNSECFCSSYSQLSDCSSVSIQREDTSKLCFHLVKGIDVHSGVIELCSPSLVMNSTEKKSDLKSSRGKVDGKNNLHCDLYCYEEGQDIYRPKYASVSEGKSSKNISVEAAQEGKNFSAVHKEKDTLSVKRVDKECRSLPVSSTEAHLAGKGFHKKPVTSSEAGKNFHVTKTPPFEDITFGFSKVKRDETISQKNSRLLESLELQKMENKGKPFEGPVISSVFSLSSGAENVPEDVRWDDTTRRKKSATLLCRKIAQLMSAAEPNMKSLRCQASNKKLLLPQESSASSERVVCATEVEQPANLSPVPGGRSVISSEQHSEDQLFTFARTSKNRVTKNSHVASPVFIPKGTMLRVLNATSSQSSYGIENRSEISAPVHCNEMFLPRPVPVSVSETLSSNIPCLPNQSEPNAESRTISLRQRPKREASVKNNSKQTAAPFQKSSDVSKQSKPYSKSQLGPKNKAKQANFRELPKRKTRAQSETTSSSDMSCLLTARRLRLVPLKTNQLIKCPRRNQPVVVLNHPDVDSPEIINVMKTINKYKGQVLKVVLSERTSSCLGVKRYRKRLTLQNVEMGNQAKKQSMLKMKLKKTHKNNYQVVESSPAEALQCLFKCWFCGRVYMDQEEWISHGQRHLIEATKGWDVLSLQAKRH, encoded by the coding sequence atgcagttgaaaaaaatgagggaaatttTACCAAGATTGTACCCGGGCCAAATTAACGATGAAAATAATTCCTTAACTACATTGCCAAAGCAATCTTCTGATGATAAAACAAATCCATCAAAAGGGGCAGATGACCAAAACTGCTGTTACCAAGGAACTGAGGCTGAGAACAGTAAGTTGTCACTGATAAGCTGTATAAAATGcagaagtgttcagaaaatttCAGTGCAAGATATAGAAAAGCATAAGAAGCTTGAGTGGACTGAAGACAAAAATTTCATCTGCAAGAAGTGCAGTCATATTAAACCACCAGCTTTCGATTTTGTTCCTGAGGGTGCCAATGCTGCAAACtatgaaaaacatgaaagaaaaacccctagtaaaacccagaaaacatttaaagtaaaaaattttcTGCCAGGTAAATACTACTGTGataaatgcagattttcaaCAAAGGATCCTTTACAGTATAAAAAGCATGTAGGGCAACATGAGGAAATTAAGTTTCTTTGTTCCCACTGTAGTTATGTATCCTACACCAAAGGAGAATTCCAGAGACATTTGGTGAAACACACTGGAACTTTTCCATATCAGTGTGAATACTGTGAATATGGTGCTGTTAGGCATGACTATATAGTTAAACATACGAGAAGAGTACATGAAACACCCAGAAAACGGCTGTCAAATACTCTCATAAACCACAAGCAAAAGAAGCAGAGTCAAAGCACTTTatgtaaaaagcagaaatacaataaaattcCTTTCCAGGATGAACTTTCAAATTTGTCTTCAAATATGGTTTGTGAGATTCCAGGTAAACCAACTAAAACAGTCTGCTCGTCTCAAAATGTAGAATGCAGCATAAACACATCATCAGTCCAGGATAAGACAACATTGGAGCCATCTGAAATGAGTGTATGTGAGAATCAAAGTGTGGAGGTTGAGGTTTATTCCCCAAAAACAGAGCCTTTACAACCTGGGATGCCTTTAACAGTAATTGCACCATCTGAACTTGTAGTTCCTTCTAACTGTTTAGCTCAGATAGTAGAGCTTAAAATAGTGAATGGAGCACAACAGCTGGTTCTTAAACTAATTCCTATGAAAGAAACAACTTATAAGTCTGTGAACTGTGCTGAAGAAGAACTTGAGAATCAAGGTACAGAACGgtctgcagaaataaaaaaaacatcTGTGTCTCAAAATGAGTTACTTACCATGGAAGTGAATGTAAACAAATTATCCAGTGTTAGTAACCAGCTTAATGTGGATAGTACATATGACAAGaattctgaatgtttttgttcttcttaTTCTCAACTCTCAGACTGTAGCTCTGTATCTATACAGAGGGAAGACACATCAAAATTATGCTTTCATTTGGTGAAAGGTATTGATGTCCATTCAGGTGTTATAGAACTTTGTTCTCCATCTCTGGTGATGaacagtactgaaaaaaaaagtgatcttAAATCCTCAAGGGGGAAAgtagatggaaaaaataatttacattgtGATCTGTATTGTTATGAAGAAGGTCAGGATATATACCGTCCAAAATatgcttctgtttctgaaggTAAAAGTTCCAAGAACATTTCAGTAGAAGCTGCTCAGGAGGGCAAAAATTTTTCTGCAGTCCATAAAGAAAAGGATACACTGTCTGTGAAGAGGGTTGACAAAGAATGTAGGAGTCTACCAGTCAGCTCTACCGAAGCACATTTAGCTGGAAAGGGTTTTCATAAAAAACCTGTTACATCTtctgaggcaggaaaaaacTTTCATGTTACTAAAACTCCACCTTTTGAGGATATAACTTTCGGCTTTAGCAAAGTAAAGAGAGATGAAACGATAAGTCAAAAGAATAGTCGTCTTCTGGAATCACTAGAGCTacagaagatggaaaataaaggcaaacCTTTTGAAGGACCTGTtatttcatctgtattttcccTTAGCTCTGGGGCTGAAAATGTTCCAGAGGATGTCAGATGGGATGACACAACACGCAGGAAGAAATCAGCAACATTGCTGTGTAGAAAGATTGCTCAGCTCATGTCTGCTGCTGAACCTAACATGAAATCCTTGAGATGTCAAGCTTCTAATAAAAAGTTGCTTTTGCCTCAAGAAAGTTCAGCAAGCTCTGAGAGAGTTGTTTGTGCCACTGAAGTGGAACAACCTGCGAATTTGTCTCCAGTGCCTGGTGGAAGAAGTGTGATCAGTAGTGAACAACACAGTGAAGATCAGCTCTTTACATTTGCAAGAACTTCTAAAAACAGGGTAACTAAAAATTCCCATGTTGCTTCCCCAGTGTTTATCCCCAAAGGGACAATGCTGAGAGTGCTGAATGCTACTAGCAGTCAAAGCTCATACGGAATAGAAAACAGGAGTGAAATATCAGCTCCTGTGCATTGCAATGAAATGTTTCTGCCTCGCCCAGTCCCTGTCAGTGTTTCTGAGACACTTAGCAGTAATATCCCATGTTTGCCTAATCAGAGCGAGCCAAATGCTGAGTCCCGAACTATATCACTCAGGCAAAGACCAAAGCGAGAGGCAAGtgttaaaaataacagcaagCAAACTGCTGCaccatttcagaaaagcagtgatGTCAGCAAGCAAAGCAAGCCCTATTCAAAAAGTCAACTAGGTCCCAAAAATAAGGCAAAACAAGCAAACTTCAGAGAACTTCctaagaggaaaacaagagctCAGTCGGAAACCACTTCAAGTTCTGATATGTCGTGCCTGTTGACAGCAAGGCGTCTGCGACTTGTTCCTCTGAAAACAAATCAGTTGATAAAATGCCCTCGTCGTAACCAGCCAGTTGTGGTACTAAACCATCCTGATGTTGATTCACCAGAGATAATTAATGTCATGAAGACTATCAACAAGTATAAAGGTCAAGTCCTGAAAGTAGTTCTGTCAGAAAGGACAAGTAGTTGTCTTGGTGTCAAACGTTATCGAAAGCGTCTTACTCTTCAGAATGTTGAGATGGGAAACCAAGCAAAAAAGCAGAGTATGCTAAAAATGAAGCTAAAAAAGACCCATAAAAACAACTACCAAGTGGTGGAAAGTTCACCAGCTGAAGCACTTCAGTGTCTGTTTAAGTGTTGGTTTTGTGGAAGAGTATATATGGACCAAGAAGAATGGATAAGTCATGGACAGAGGCACTTAATAGAGGCAACCAAGGGTTGGGATGTTCTTTCTCTTCAAGCAAAAAGACATTAA